From Methanosarcina lacustris Z-7289, one genomic window encodes:
- a CDS encoding DNA-directed RNA polymerase subunit P, with amino-acid sequence MGYKCTRCKQKVEIDYEYTGIRCPYCGHRILVKERPTTIKRIKAE; translated from the coding sequence ATGGGTTACAAGTGCACTCGATGTAAACAGAAAGTGGAAATTGACTACGAGTACACAGGCATCAGGTGCCCGTATTGCGGACACCGGATCCTGGTAAAAGAGCGTCCTACAACCATCAAACGCATCAAGGCCGAGTAA